In Odocoileus virginianus isolate 20LAN1187 ecotype Illinois chromosome 5, Ovbor_1.2, whole genome shotgun sequence, a single window of DNA contains:
- the LOC110141729 gene encoding 3 beta-hydroxysteroid dehydrogenase/Delta 5-->4-isomerase isoform X1 translates to MFPFSPLSTRLATCCALSAKGEPVLLTWRCHHWDPELLDCPCLSVASLSISVEELQSKIKLTLLEGDILDEQCLKGACQGISAVIHTASVIDVRDAVPRETIMNVNVKGTQLLLEACVQASVPVFIHTSTIEVAGPNSYREIIQDGHEEEHHESVWSSSYPYSKKLAEKAVLGANGWALKNGGTLYTCALRPMYIYGEGSAFLSAFMHGALKNNGILTNHCRFSRVNPVYVGNVAWAHILALRALRDPQKVPNIQGQFYYISDDTPHQSYDDLNYTLSREWGFCLDSRMSLPISLQYWLAFLLEIVSFLLSPIYKYNPCFNRHLVTLSNSVFIFSYKKAQRDLGYEPLYTWEEAKQKTKEWIGSLVRQYKETLKTKIH, encoded by the exons ATGTTTCCGTTTTCTCCCTTGTCCACGAGGCTTGCTACTTGTTGTGCACTGTCTGCAAAGGGTGAGCCAGTGCTGTTAACCTGGAGATGCCACCACTGGGATCCAGAGCTTCTTGATTGCCCTTGTCTTTCTGTGGCTTCACTGAGCATCTCTGTTGAAG AGCTCCAGAGCAAGATCAAGCTGACCCTGCTGGAAGGAGACATTCTGGATGAGCAGTGCCTGAAAGGGGCCTGCCAGGGCATCTCGGCGGTCATCCACACTGCCTCTGTCATCGATGTCAGGGATGCTGTCCCGCGAGAGACCATCATGAATGTCAATGTGAAAG GTACCCAGCTGCTGTTGGAGGCCTGTGTCCAGGCCAGCGTGCCGGTCTTTATCCACACCAGCACCATAGAGGTGGCTGGGCCCAACTCCTACAGGGAGATCATCCAAGATGGCCACGAAGAAGAGCATCATGAATCGGTATGGTCCTCCTCATACCCATACAGCAAGAAGCTTGCCGAGAAGGCAGTGCTGGGAGCTAATGGGTGGGCTCTGAAAAATGGTGGCACCTTGTACACGTGTGCCTTGAGGCCCATGTACATCTACGGGGAGGGGAGCGCATTCCTTTCTGCCTTCATGCACGGAGCCTTGAAGAACAACGGCATCCTGACCAATCACTGCAGGTTCTCCAGAGTCAACCCAGTCTATGTTGGCAATGTGGCCTGGGCCCACATTCTGGCCTTGAGGGCCCTGCGGGACCCCCAAAAGGTCCCGAACATCCAAGGACAGTTCTACTACATCTCAGATGACACGCCTCACCAAAGCTACGATGACCTCAATTACACTTTGAGCAGAGAATGGGGCTTCTGCCTGGATTCGCGGATGAGCCTTCCTATTTCTCTGCAGTACTGGCTTGCCTTCCTGCTGGAAATAGTGAGCTTCCTGCTCAGTCCAATTTACAAATATAACCCCTGCTTCAACCGCCACCTAGTGACTCTTTCAAACAGCGTGTTCATCTTCTCCTATAAGAAAGCTCAGCGAGATCTGGGATATGAGCCCCTCTACACTTGGGAGGAAGCCAAACAGAAAACCAAGGAGTGGATTGGCTCCCTGGTGAGACAGTACAAGGAGACCCTGAAAACAAAGATTCACTGA
- the LOC110141729 gene encoding 3 beta-hydroxysteroid dehydrogenase/Delta 5-->4-isomerase isoform X2, with protein MEGWSCLVTGGGGFLGQRVVCLLVEEKDLKEIRVLDKVFRPEVREEFSKLQSKIKLTLLEGDILDEQCLKGACQGISAVIHTASVIDVRDAVPRETIMNVNVKGTQLLLEACVQASVPVFIHTSTIEVAGPNSYREIIQDGHEEEHHESVWSSSYPYSKKLAEKAVLGANGWALKNGGTLYTCALRPMYIYGEGSAFLSAFMHGALKNNGILTNHCRFSRVNPVYVGNVAWAHILALRALRDPQKVPNIQGQFYYISDDTPHQSYDDLNYTLSREWGFCLDSRMSLPISLQYWLAFLLEIVSFLLSPIYKYNPCFNRHLVTLSNSVFIFSYKKAQRDLGYEPLYTWEEAKQKTKEWIGSLVRQYKETLKTKIH; from the exons ATGGAAGGGTGGAGCTGCCTCGTGACCGGAGGAGGAGGATTTCTGGGCCAGAGGGTCGTCTGCTTATTGGTGGAGGAGAAGGATCTGAAGGAAATCCGGGTGCTAGACAAAGTCTTCAGACCAGAAGTTCGGGAGGAATTTTCTA AGCTCCAGAGCAAGATCAAGCTGACCCTGCTGGAAGGAGACATTCTGGATGAGCAGTGCCTGAAAGGGGCCTGCCAGGGCATCTCGGCGGTCATCCACACTGCCTCTGTCATCGATGTCAGGGATGCTGTCCCGCGAGAGACCATCATGAATGTCAATGTGAAAG GTACCCAGCTGCTGTTGGAGGCCTGTGTCCAGGCCAGCGTGCCGGTCTTTATCCACACCAGCACCATAGAGGTGGCTGGGCCCAACTCCTACAGGGAGATCATCCAAGATGGCCACGAAGAAGAGCATCATGAATCGGTATGGTCCTCCTCATACCCATACAGCAAGAAGCTTGCCGAGAAGGCAGTGCTGGGAGCTAATGGGTGGGCTCTGAAAAATGGTGGCACCTTGTACACGTGTGCCTTGAGGCCCATGTACATCTACGGGGAGGGGAGCGCATTCCTTTCTGCCTTCATGCACGGAGCCTTGAAGAACAACGGCATCCTGACCAATCACTGCAGGTTCTCCAGAGTCAACCCAGTCTATGTTGGCAATGTGGCCTGGGCCCACATTCTGGCCTTGAGGGCCCTGCGGGACCCCCAAAAGGTCCCGAACATCCAAGGACAGTTCTACTACATCTCAGATGACACGCCTCACCAAAGCTACGATGACCTCAATTACACTTTGAGCAGAGAATGGGGCTTCTGCCTGGATTCGCGGATGAGCCTTCCTATTTCTCTGCAGTACTGGCTTGCCTTCCTGCTGGAAATAGTGAGCTTCCTGCTCAGTCCAATTTACAAATATAACCCCTGCTTCAACCGCCACCTAGTGACTCTTTCAAACAGCGTGTTCATCTTCTCCTATAAGAAAGCTCAGCGAGATCTGGGATATGAGCCCCTCTACACTTGGGAGGAAGCCAAACAGAAAACCAAGGAGTGGATTGGCTCCCTGGTGAGACAGTACAAGGAGACCCTGAAAACAAAGATTCACTGA